Proteins from a genomic interval of Cupriavidus sp. WKF15:
- a CDS encoding metalloregulator ArsR/SmtB family transcription factor: protein METKNAIAALTALASSSRLGVYRLLVQAGPEGMTAGNIAEATNTPASTLSFHLKELGHAGLVTSRQEGRFVIYSASYATMNELIGFLTENCCQGESCAVVPASDCTTCGDK from the coding sequence ATGGAAACGAAAAACGCCATTGCGGCCCTTACTGCACTCGCATCCAGCTCTCGGTTAGGGGTCTACCGCCTCTTGGTACAGGCTGGACCGGAGGGCATGACCGCCGGCAACATCGCCGAGGCAACGAACACCCCAGCCTCCACACTCTCCTTCCACCTGAAGGAGTTGGGACATGCTGGCCTGGTTACGTCGCGGCAAGAGGGCCGGTTCGTAATCTATTCGGCCAGCTACGCCACCATGAATGAACTCATTGGATTTCTCACCGAGAACTGCTGCCAAGGGGAATCCTGCGCGGTCGTGCCGGCGAGCGATTGCACTACCTGCGGAGACAAATGA
- a CDS encoding ArsI/CadI family heavy metal resistance metalloenzyme: MKRLHVHVSVDNLTESIRFYSALFASEPTVTKDDYAKWMLDDPRVNFAISMRGRKAGLDHLGVQVESEEELNEMQTRLASVELPMEAQIGTNCCYAKSDKYWTVDPQGIAWESYHTLDSIPTFGESRPEESASACCAPTPATITFRSRNK, from the coding sequence ATGAAACGACTACATGTTCATGTGTCCGTCGATAACCTGACTGAGAGCATCCGTTTCTACTCAGCGCTCTTCGCTAGCGAGCCGACTGTCACCAAGGATGACTACGCGAAATGGATGCTCGATGACCCGCGCGTCAACTTCGCTATTTCCATGCGTGGGCGCAAGGCTGGCCTGGACCACCTTGGTGTCCAGGTCGAGTCCGAAGAGGAACTCAACGAGATGCAGACGCGACTTGCCAGCGTAGAGCTTCCGATGGAAGCGCAGATTGGCACCAACTGCTGCTATGCCAAGTCGGACAAGTATTGGACGGTAGACCCTCAAGGCATCGCGTGGGAGTCATATCACACGCTTGACTCCATCCCCACCTTCGGCGAATCGCGCCCCGAGGAATCGGCATCGGCTTGCTGTGCCCCGACGCCAGCCACCATCACCTTCCGCAGCCGCAACAAATGA
- a CDS encoding PHA-granule associated protein 4, with the protein MTTARAGTKGEALRLLEAVGVGLVELDYETGWQDASELSHLGEKSGARVQYRGHESIVVKSPAALAAGLKRPKLTFRQRNLYCQFALTELSANELAALEAKAMKLGDYILAGHLLRDADTVWAE; encoded by the coding sequence ATGACGACGGCACGTGCAGGGACCAAAGGGGAAGCCCTCAGACTCCTCGAAGCGGTGGGAGTTGGACTCGTCGAACTCGACTACGAGACTGGCTGGCAAGACGCTTCTGAACTCAGTCATCTGGGCGAGAAGTCTGGGGCACGTGTCCAGTATCGCGGCCACGAGAGTATTGTCGTCAAGTCGCCAGCCGCACTTGCTGCCGGTTTGAAGCGCCCAAAGCTAACGTTTCGTCAACGCAATCTTTATTGCCAGTTTGCGCTGACCGAGTTGTCAGCTAACGAATTGGCAGCCTTGGAAGCGAAGGCCATGAAGCTTGGCGACTACATTCTGGCCGGACATCTATTGAGGGATGCCGATACCGTTTGGGCCGAGTAA